In the Streptomyces fradiae ATCC 10745 = DSM 40063 genome, one interval contains:
- a CDS encoding CBS domain-containing protein: MRTSVVRVVREEMRKMVGNRTVGDVMTGEVVQARPDTSVGELARLLTVHRISGLPVVDEDDKVVGVVSQTDLTRRQAAAPRGAVLGPRRVLRALRRIAGRGPAAAPRTAGGLMTSPAVTVHPEQRVVDAARLMERRRIDRLPVVDEEDRLIGITTRRDLLRVFLRSDEEILADVARALRAGSPAAPAVSVEVGDGVVTLAGSPPPGADTAAWVLAAWQVDGVIGVTSRLTAGHAGRGAPAGDAMPAGGAMPAGRLAGGTEAEAPGPCPPRYDRERPSGVA, translated from the coding sequence ATGCGCACCAGCGTCGTACGGGTCGTACGGGAGGAGATGAGGAAGATGGTCGGGAACCGGACCGTGGGCGACGTGATGACCGGCGAGGTGGTGCAGGCGCGACCGGACACCTCCGTCGGTGAGCTGGCCCGGCTGCTGACCGTCCACCGGATCAGCGGCCTGCCCGTAGTGGACGAGGACGACAAGGTCGTCGGCGTCGTCTCGCAGACCGACCTCACCCGGCGGCAGGCGGCCGCGCCCCGCGGGGCCGTGCTCGGGCCGCGCCGGGTGCTGCGCGCCCTGCGGCGGATCGCCGGGCGCGGCCCCGCCGCCGCGCCCCGTACCGCGGGCGGGCTGATGACCAGCCCCGCGGTCACCGTCCACCCCGAGCAGCGGGTCGTCGACGCGGCGCGCCTCATGGAGCGCCGCCGGATCGACCGGCTGCCCGTGGTCGACGAGGAGGACCGCCTCATCGGGATCACGACGCGCCGGGACCTCCTGCGCGTCTTCCTCCGGAGCGACGAGGAGATCCTCGCGGACGTCGCCCGCGCCCTGCGGGCCGGTTCCCCGGCCGCGCCCGCGGTCAGCGTGGAGGTCGGCGACGGGGTGGTCACCCTCGCGGGCTCCCCGCCGCCCGGTGCCGACACGGCCGCCTGGGTCCTGGCCGCCTGGCAGGTGGACGGGGTGATCGGGGTGACGAGCCGGCTGACGGCCGGGCACGCGGGCCGGGGCGCGCCGGCCGGGGACGCGATGCCGGCCGGGGGCGCCATGCCGGCCGGGCGGCTCGCCGGGGGCACGGAGGCCGAGGCCCCCGGCCCGTGTCCGCCGCGGTACGACCGGGAGCGCCCCTCGGGTGTGGCCTGA
- a CDS encoding universal stress protein, translating to MPSPSSPWSPSSPSSPSSPSSPSSRSVVAGVDGSAESLAAAEWAAAEARRRALPLRIVHIGQDRAASLVRPPMTGAAPASAGAVLIRRRPGRVPREVAERLRRAAPGLDVAVEQGPGRPARALLRSARDAEVLVLGSRGLGAVGGLLAGSVSLPVIAHAPCPVVVVRARAAAWPPPGPAGDVPGAAGDVPGAAGDVPGAAGDAVPGGGEVVLGLDLARPSDALVGYAFDAAASRGAALRVVHGWSAGAGHGGSGSASAAPGPGGGPSRPGTPPLTGVLRPWRDMYAEVPVAEQCVVGSPGEHLAEAARGASLLVVGRRVRHAALGAHIGPVAHAVLRHCAAPVAVVPHA from the coding sequence GTGCCAAGCCCCTCAAGCCCGTGGAGCCCGTCGAGCCCGTCGAGCCCGTCGAGCCCGTCGAGCCCGTCGAGCCGCAGCGTCGTCGCCGGTGTGGACGGCTCGGCCGAGTCGCTGGCCGCGGCGGAGTGGGCCGCCGCGGAGGCCCGGCGGCGGGCCCTGCCCCTGCGGATCGTGCACATCGGGCAGGACCGGGCGGCGTCCCTCGTCCGGCCGCCCATGACGGGCGCGGCGCCCGCGTCCGCCGGGGCGGTGCTCATCCGGCGCCGGCCCGGGCGCGTCCCCCGTGAGGTCGCCGAGCGGCTGCGGCGGGCCGCGCCCGGCCTGGACGTCGCCGTCGAGCAGGGCCCCGGGCGCCCCGCGCGGGCCCTGCTCCGGTCGGCGCGGGACGCGGAGGTGCTGGTCCTCGGCTCGCGGGGGCTCGGCGCGGTGGGCGGACTGCTCGCGGGCTCGGTGTCGCTGCCCGTCATCGCGCACGCGCCGTGCCCGGTCGTCGTCGTACGGGCGCGGGCGGCTGCCTGGCCCCCGCCCGGTCCGGCCGGGGACGTGCCCGGTGCGGCCGGGGACGTGCCCGGTGCGGCCGGGGACGTGCCCGGTGCGGCCGGGGACGCGGTGCCTGGGGGCGGGGAGGTGGTGCTCGGTCTCGACCTCGCCCGGCCGAGCGACGCGCTGGTCGGGTACGCCTTCGACGCCGCGGCCTCCCGCGGGGCCGCCCTCCGGGTCGTGCACGGCTGGAGCGCCGGGGCGGGACACGGCGGGTCCGGGTCCGCGTCCGCCGCGCCCGGCCCCGGCGGCGGGCCGTCGCGCCCCGGTACGCCCCCGCTCACCGGCGTGCTCCGCCCCTGGCGGGACATGTACGCCGAGGTGCCCGTGGCCGAGCAGTGCGTGGTCGGGTCTCCCGGCGAGCACCTGGCGGAGGCGGCGCGGGGCGCCTCACTGCTGGTCGTGGGGCGGCGGGTGCGCCACGCGGCGCTGGGGGCGCACATCGGCCCCGTCGCGCACGCGGTGCTGCGCCACTGCGCGGCGCCGGTGGCGGTCGTACCGCACGCCTGA
- a CDS encoding universal stress protein, whose protein sequence is MSRTVTVGVDGSRESLAAVDWAAGEAVRRAVALRLLHVWGGEDPRTHLVDQETARGWGERTLDAARRRLVRRHPDLRVETRWVAGDPVETLDAAAQESEVLVLGSRGLTGLRGFLAGSVSLAVLARVRRPVVLVRPHNSPAPGADGPAEPLHGGPDERDGGVLPAGEVVVGLDVFGPCDEVLGFAFAAAERFGCPLRAMHAWTVPAAVYGPDMGGALPMLLTELEEDARRALDEVLVPWTDKYPRVPVLRDCHQGRPAQDLADAAHDARLVVVGRKNRRARFGTHIGAVTHAVVHHSPAPVAVVPHD, encoded by the coding sequence ATGTCCCGCACCGTCACCGTCGGAGTCGACGGATCAAGAGAGAGCCTCGCCGCGGTCGACTGGGCCGCCGGGGAGGCCGTCCGCCGGGCCGTCGCGCTGCGGCTGCTCCACGTCTGGGGCGGGGAGGACCCCCGCACCCACCTGGTGGACCAGGAGACGGCGCGTGGCTGGGGCGAGCGGACGCTGGACGCGGCGCGGCGGCGGCTGGTCCGGCGCCACCCGGACCTCCGGGTCGAGACGCGGTGGGTCGCCGGCGACCCCGTGGAGACGCTGGACGCCGCCGCCCAGGAGTCCGAGGTGCTGGTCCTGGGCTCCCGCGGCCTGACGGGTCTGCGGGGCTTCCTGGCCGGTTCGGTGTCGCTGGCCGTACTGGCCCGCGTCCGGCGCCCGGTCGTCCTCGTCCGCCCGCACAACAGCCCGGCGCCCGGGGCGGACGGCCCGGCGGAGCCGCTCCACGGCGGACCCGATGAGCGGGACGGGGGCGTCCTCCCGGCCGGGGAGGTCGTCGTGGGCCTGGACGTGTTCGGTCCCTGCGACGAGGTGCTCGGCTTCGCCTTCGCCGCGGCCGAGCGGTTCGGCTGCCCGCTCCGGGCGATGCACGCCTGGACCGTCCCCGCCGCGGTGTACGGGCCCGACATGGGCGGGGCCCTGCCCATGCTCCTGACCGAGCTGGAGGAGGACGCCCGCCGCGCGCTCGACGAGGTACTGGTGCCGTGGACGGACAAGTACCCCCGCGTGCCGGTCCTGCGCGACTGCCACCAGGGGCGGCCCGCCCAGGACCTCGCGGACGCGGCGCACGACGCCCGGCTCGTCGTGGTGGGCCGCAAGAACCGGCGCGCGCGGTTCGGCACCCACATCGGGGCCGTCACCCACGCCGTGGTGCACCACTCGCCGGCGCCCGTGGCCGTCGTCCCGCACGACTGA
- a CDS encoding MFS transporter, with protein sequence MLALATVGFAVNFWAWALLSPLAPRFKDDLGLSSFEQSLLVAVPVVVGSLGRIPVGALTDRYGGRLMFPLVSGATVVPVLYLGLAGHASFAALLVGGFFLGIGGTAFAVGVPFVNAWFPPERRGLAIGVFGAGMGGTAISALTTVRLVDATTMPAPFLITAGVLVAYAVVAALLLRDAPGRTVPAEPLVRRLAATVRLPVTWQASALYAVAFGGYVAFSVYLPTYLRTGYGLTQADAANRMAGFVLLAVAMRPVGGWLSDRLGPVRVLAGSLAVVVAGAVVQAFTPPLAPLGTVAFLSMAAALGAGSGATFALVALLTPAGRVGSVTGVVGAAGGLGGFLPPLVMGTLYGRYETYAAGLALLAVVAAAALVYTLTGVRAAVEGAGRPPAGPQRDHRAAGTTA encoded by the coding sequence ATGCTCGCCCTCGCCACGGTCGGCTTCGCGGTGAACTTCTGGGCGTGGGCGCTGCTCAGCCCGCTCGCCCCCCGGTTCAAGGACGATCTCGGCCTGTCCTCGTTCGAGCAGTCGCTGCTGGTCGCGGTACCGGTCGTGGTCGGCTCGCTGGGCCGCATCCCGGTCGGCGCGCTCACCGACAGGTACGGCGGCCGGCTGATGTTCCCGCTCGTCTCCGGTGCCACCGTCGTGCCGGTGCTCTACCTGGGACTCGCCGGGCACGCCTCGTTCGCCGCCCTGCTCGTCGGCGGCTTCTTCCTCGGCATCGGCGGCACCGCCTTCGCCGTGGGCGTGCCCTTCGTGAACGCCTGGTTCCCGCCCGAGCGGCGCGGTCTCGCCATCGGCGTCTTCGGCGCCGGCATGGGCGGCACCGCGATCAGCGCCCTGACGACGGTGCGGCTCGTCGACGCGACCACCATGCCGGCCCCCTTCCTGATCACGGCCGGGGTCCTCGTCGCCTACGCCGTGGTGGCGGCCCTCCTGCTGCGCGACGCGCCCGGCCGCACCGTGCCGGCCGAGCCGCTGGTCCGGCGCCTGGCCGCCACCGTCCGGCTTCCCGTCACCTGGCAGGCGTCCGCGCTGTACGCCGTGGCGTTCGGCGGGTACGTGGCCTTCTCCGTCTACCTGCCCACCTACCTCCGGACGGGCTACGGCCTGACCCAGGCCGACGCGGCGAACCGCATGGCGGGCTTCGTGCTGCTCGCGGTGGCGATGCGCCCGGTGGGCGGCTGGCTCTCCGACCGGCTGGGCCCGGTGCGGGTCCTGGCCGGTTCGCTGGCGGTGGTGGTCGCCGGAGCGGTCGTACAGGCGTTCACCCCGCCCCTGGCGCCGCTGGGCACCGTCGCCTTCCTCTCCATGGCCGCCGCGCTCGGCGCGGGCAGCGGGGCGACCTTCGCCCTGGTGGCCCTGCTGACCCCGGCGGGCAGGGTCGGCTCGGTGACCGGTGTGGTCGGCGCGGCGGGCGGGCTGGGCGGCTTCCTGCCGCCGCTGGTCATGGGCACCCTGTACGGACGGTACGAGACGTACGCGGCCGGGCTCGCCCTGCTCGCGGTCGTGGCCGCGGCGGCGCTGGTCTACACCCTGACGGGGGTGCGCGCCGCCGTGGAGGGCGCCGGCCGCCCGCCCGCCGGCCCCCAGCGCGACCACCGCGCCGCGGGCACCACGGCGTGA
- a CDS encoding cation:proton antiporter regulatory subunit has translation MDVNEVLLPGVGLRYDFVNHDGDRIGVIAQRSGDFELVVYPRDDPDEARPLLRLTGAEADTLAEILGAPRIAERFADLTREVPGLGAEQIEVLPGSPYAGRALGDTRARTRTGASIVALVRGEDVLASPGPEQVLRAGDVLVVIGTREGIAGVRRIVQG, from the coding sequence ATGGACGTCAACGAGGTGCTGCTGCCCGGGGTCGGGCTGCGGTACGACTTCGTCAACCACGACGGCGACCGGATCGGCGTCATCGCGCAGCGCTCGGGCGACTTCGAGCTGGTGGTGTACCCCCGCGACGACCCCGACGAGGCCCGCCCGCTGCTGCGGCTCACCGGCGCGGAGGCCGACACCCTGGCGGAGATCCTCGGCGCGCCGCGCATCGCGGAGCGGTTCGCCGACCTGACCCGCGAGGTGCCCGGTCTGGGCGCGGAGCAGATCGAGGTGCTGCCCGGCAGCCCGTACGCGGGCCGGGCCCTCGGCGACACCCGTGCCCGGACCCGCACCGGGGCCTCGATCGTGGCCCTGGTGCGCGGTGAGGACGTGCTCGCCTCGCCCGGCCCGGAGCAGGTCCTGCGGGCCGGGGACGTCCTGGTGGTCATCGGCACCCGCGAGGGCATCGCCGGGGTCCGGCGCATCGTCCAGGGCTGA
- a CDS encoding cation-translocating P-type ATPase, which translates to MPRPTPTASGPGAAPGRTSREPVAHAYRRGAAEVADLLGVDPAAGLSAAEARRRAADWGANELAEPARRPQWLRLLDQFRSWLIGILLGAAVLAGIIGDLRDAVVITVVLLVNALIGFLQERRAERSLEALRRMLVPTARVRRDGEVRTVPARELVPGDVVLLEAGDRVPADGRLVVAESVEVAEAALTGESQPVAKTTAPAGAGDEAPVPVAERTGTLFMNTALTRGRAEMVVTATGMGTEVGAIAEALRTGGEPPSPLRVQMDSLGRRLALVSGVAVAAYALVALARGEDLADLALRAVALAVAAIPEGLPAVLALTLALGVHRMARRGAIVKRLASVEALGSATVVCSDKTGTLTLNEMTARALWAAGRLYEVTGEGYGTDGAVRPAGPGDRGDAPPEPPREAVLPFALCNDAALSPGGGAVGDPTEAALLVLAAKAGLDPAAPRARTPRTGEIPFDPAEKYMATFHTDADGGVRVHVKGAVDVLLDRCTHVLTEDGPVPLTDERRAEITAVARRMGGEGLRVLGAATATTAAPDATASDGRDRPHALPATGLTLTAVAGIADPPRPQAHDAVALARAAGVTVKMITGDHADTATAIARELGIDGDVVTGAELDRMSERDLADRIEDIGVFARVAPEHKVTIVRALSAGGHIVAMTGDGVNDAAALRAAHIGVAMGITGTDVAKEAADVVLTDDDFSTIVRAVREGRSLYDNIVTFVRFQLSTNIGAILTLLAAVLTGLPTPMTAIQLLWVNIIMDGPPAMALGIDPPRGDVMSRPPRPPSERILNYRRLTVIVRAGLVMTVGTLAVFALARRYTDEATAATMAFTTFVLFQLCNALAARSEDGPVLGRFQLRNRTLWICLGAVLVLQVVAVQVPFAQGVFDTVALSAAQWAVCLAAASTVLLAEQAWRTGRARSAHRRAGGRAGS; encoded by the coding sequence ATGCCGCGTCCGACCCCCACCGCTTCCGGCCCCGGCGCCGCCCCCGGCCGTACGTCCCGGGAACCGGTGGCGCACGCCTACCGGCGCGGCGCCGCCGAGGTGGCGGACCTGCTGGGCGTGGACCCGGCGGCCGGCCTGTCCGCGGCGGAGGCCCGGCGGCGGGCGGCCGACTGGGGCGCCAACGAGCTGGCCGAACCGGCCCGCCGGCCGCAGTGGCTGCGCCTGCTGGACCAGTTCCGGAGCTGGCTGATCGGCATCCTGCTCGGTGCTGCCGTCCTGGCGGGGATCATCGGCGACCTCAGGGACGCCGTCGTCATCACCGTCGTCCTCCTCGTCAACGCCCTCATCGGCTTCCTCCAGGAGCGCCGCGCCGAGCGCAGCCTGGAGGCGCTGCGGCGGATGCTGGTCCCCACCGCGCGGGTACGCCGCGACGGCGAGGTCCGCACCGTCCCGGCGCGCGAGCTGGTGCCCGGTGACGTGGTCCTGCTGGAGGCGGGCGACCGCGTCCCCGCCGACGGGCGCCTGGTGGTCGCCGAGTCCGTCGAGGTCGCCGAGGCGGCGCTGACCGGCGAGTCCCAGCCCGTGGCCAAGACGACGGCGCCCGCCGGTGCCGGCGACGAGGCCCCCGTGCCCGTCGCCGAACGCACCGGCACGCTCTTCATGAACACCGCCCTCACGCGCGGCCGCGCCGAGATGGTCGTCACCGCCACCGGCATGGGCACCGAGGTCGGGGCGATCGCCGAGGCGCTGCGCACCGGCGGCGAACCGCCCAGCCCGCTGCGGGTCCAGATGGACAGCCTGGGCCGGCGCCTCGCCCTGGTCAGCGGCGTCGCCGTGGCCGCCTACGCGCTCGTCGCGCTGGCGCGCGGCGAGGACCTGGCGGATCTGGCGCTGCGGGCCGTGGCGCTGGCGGTCGCCGCCATCCCCGAGGGGCTGCCCGCCGTCCTCGCCCTCACCCTGGCCCTCGGTGTGCACCGGATGGCCCGCCGGGGCGCCATCGTCAAACGCCTGGCCTCCGTCGAGGCGCTCGGCTCCGCGACCGTGGTGTGCAGCGACAAGACCGGCACGCTGACCCTGAACGAGATGACCGCCCGCGCCCTGTGGGCCGCCGGGCGGCTGTACGAGGTGACCGGCGAGGGGTACGGCACCGACGGCGCCGTGCGCCCCGCCGGGCCGGGCGACCGCGGGGACGCGCCCCCGGAGCCGCCGCGCGAGGCGGTCCTGCCGTTCGCGCTCTGCAACGACGCCGCCCTGTCCCCCGGGGGCGGTGCCGTCGGGGACCCCACGGAGGCCGCCCTGCTCGTCCTCGCCGCCAAGGCGGGGCTCGACCCGGCGGCGCCGCGCGCCCGCACCCCGCGTACCGGCGAGATCCCCTTCGACCCGGCCGAGAAGTACATGGCCACCTTCCACACGGACGCCGACGGCGGTGTCCGCGTCCACGTCAAGGGAGCCGTGGACGTCCTGCTGGACCGCTGCACCCACGTCCTCACGGAGGACGGGCCCGTCCCCCTGACGGACGAGCGGCGGGCGGAGATCACCGCCGTCGCCCGCCGCATGGGCGGCGAGGGGCTGCGCGTCCTCGGCGCCGCCACCGCCACCACGGCCGCCCCCGACGCCACCGCGAGCGACGGACGGGACCGGCCGCACGCGCTTCCGGCGACGGGGCTGACCCTCACGGCGGTCGCCGGCATCGCCGACCCGCCCCGCCCCCAGGCCCACGACGCCGTGGCCCTCGCCCGCGCGGCCGGTGTCACCGTCAAGATGATCACCGGGGACCACGCCGACACCGCCACCGCCATCGCCCGCGAGCTCGGCATCGACGGCGACGTCGTCACCGGCGCCGAACTCGACCGGATGAGCGAACGGGACCTCGCGGACCGCATCGAGGACATCGGCGTCTTCGCCCGCGTCGCCCCCGAGCACAAGGTGACCATCGTGCGGGCCCTCTCCGCGGGCGGCCACATCGTGGCCATGACGGGTGACGGGGTCAACGACGCCGCCGCGCTGCGCGCCGCGCACATCGGCGTCGCCATGGGCATCACCGGGACCGACGTCGCCAAGGAGGCCGCCGACGTGGTCCTCACCGACGACGACTTCTCCACCATCGTCCGGGCCGTCCGCGAGGGCCGCTCCCTCTACGACAACATCGTCACCTTCGTCCGCTTCCAGCTCTCCACCAACATCGGAGCCATCCTCACCCTGCTCGCCGCCGTGCTGACCGGGCTGCCCACCCCGATGACCGCGATCCAGCTCCTGTGGGTCAACATCATCATGGACGGGCCTCCCGCGATGGCCCTGGGCATCGACCCACCGCGGGGCGACGTGATGAGCCGCCCGCCCCGCCCGCCGAGCGAACGCATCCTCAACTACCGCCGGCTGACCGTCATCGTCCGCGCCGGCCTGGTCATGACCGTCGGCACCCTCGCCGTCTTCGCCCTGGCCCGCCGGTACACCGACGAGGCGACCGCCGCGACCATGGCCTTCACCACCTTCGTGCTCTTCCAGCTCTGCAACGCCCTGGCGGCGCGCAGCGAGGACGGCCCGGTGCTCGGCCGCTTCCAGCTCCGCAACCGCACCCTGTGGATCTGCCTGGGGGCCGTCCTCGTCCTCCAGGTGGTCGCCGTCCAGGTGCCCTTCGCCCAGGGCGTCTTCGACACCGTGGCCCTCAGCGCGGCCCAGTGGGCCGTGTGCCTGGCCGCCGCATCCACGGTGCTGCTGGCCGAGCAGGCCTGGCGCACCGGACGCGCCCGGTCGGCCCACCGCCGCGCGGGCGGCCGAGCCGGGAGCTGA
- a CDS encoding sigma 54 modulation/S30EA ribosomal C-terminal domain-containing protein, whose translation MSGLKTRQEVDVQVRTRGRVPHSAAEYAQEKVAAVLVHLSEPVLAARVKLTQVAGTPEATAQAMVDVNGRPVRAHVAATTLFEAVDLLQDRLRARLARVRRHASRGSDRHGPDEPRPAPAGDAHRPRRRHVPAEERGVVRRKTFFLARQTPEDAVIDLEAMDHGFWLFTDLATGHDSVVYRDPRTGRPRMASLGTPRPERAGEFTVSAAPVPASTVAGAVQRLRLTGLPFVFFRDTATGRGSVLYHRYDGHYGLITPAP comes from the coding sequence ATGAGCGGTCTGAAGACCCGTCAGGAAGTCGACGTCCAGGTGCGGACCCGGGGGCGCGTCCCGCACAGCGCGGCGGAGTACGCCCAGGAGAAGGTGGCCGCCGTACTGGTCCACCTGAGCGAACCGGTGCTGGCCGCGCGGGTGAAGCTCACCCAGGTGGCCGGCACGCCGGAGGCGACGGCCCAGGCGATGGTGGACGTCAACGGCCGGCCGGTACGCGCCCATGTGGCCGCGACCACCCTGTTCGAGGCCGTCGACCTGCTGCAGGACCGGCTGCGGGCACGGCTCGCCCGCGTACGGCGGCACGCCTCGCGCGGGTCGGACCGCCACGGCCCGGACGAGCCGCGACCGGCCCCCGCCGGTGACGCGCACCGGCCGCGCCGGCGTCACGTACCGGCGGAGGAGCGCGGCGTGGTCCGCCGCAAGACGTTCTTCCTGGCCCGCCAGACCCCCGAGGACGCGGTGATCGACCTGGAGGCCATGGACCACGGCTTCTGGCTTTTCACGGACCTGGCGACCGGTCACGACAGCGTCGTCTACCGCGACCCCCGCACCGGCCGCCCCCGCATGGCGTCGCTGGGCACCCCGCGCCCCGAACGGGCCGGGGAGTTCACGGTCAGCGCCGCCCCCGTGCCCGCGAGCACGGTGGCCGGAGCCGTCCAGCGGCTGCGGCTCACCGGCCTGCCGTTCGTCTTCTTCAGGGACACGGCCACCGGCCGGGGCAGTGTGCTCTACCACCGCTACGACGGCCACTACGGCCTGATCACCCCCGCCCCGTGA
- a CDS encoding universal stress protein, with translation MSGLVVVGVDGSDSGLAAAEEAAREARARGAALKVVHAFVWPAMHVPLGPSPLGPPGGGLRNMALRAVAEAVERARTAAPGIEVTHAVVSGEPLTVLEAQSRDAELVVVGSRGMGGFVGLMVGSTAVHLAAHGRCPVLVVRGERRADGPVVVGVDGSPAGEDAVDFAFAEADLRGAPLVALHAWTTWNAPLPAPQGAAVPYANPRGALAAEEERLLSEALAGRRERHPEVAVEHRLVHGATREALIEASRSARLLVVGARGRGGFTGLLLGSVSQALLHHAECPVAVVRGAAGRR, from the coding sequence GTGAGTGGTCTGGTGGTCGTGGGCGTGGACGGTTCGGACTCCGGTCTCGCCGCGGCGGAGGAGGCGGCGCGGGAGGCGCGGGCGCGCGGGGCGGCGCTGAAGGTGGTGCACGCGTTCGTATGGCCGGCGATGCACGTACCGCTGGGGCCCTCGCCGCTGGGGCCACCGGGCGGCGGCCTGCGGAACATGGCCCTGCGCGCGGTGGCCGAGGCGGTCGAGCGGGCGCGGACGGCGGCGCCGGGGATCGAGGTCACCCACGCCGTGGTGAGCGGCGAACCGCTGACCGTGCTGGAGGCGCAGTCACGCGACGCGGAGCTGGTGGTGGTCGGCTCCCGCGGCATGGGCGGATTCGTCGGGCTGATGGTGGGGTCGACCGCGGTGCACCTGGCGGCGCACGGCCGGTGCCCGGTGCTGGTGGTGCGCGGGGAGCGGCGGGCCGACGGGCCCGTCGTGGTGGGCGTCGACGGCTCGCCCGCGGGGGAGGACGCGGTGGACTTCGCCTTCGCCGAGGCCGACCTGCGGGGCGCGCCGCTCGTGGCGCTGCACGCCTGGACCACGTGGAACGCGCCGCTGCCGGCGCCGCAGGGGGCGGCGGTCCCCTACGCGAACCCGCGCGGCGCCCTCGCCGCCGAGGAGGAGCGGCTGCTGTCCGAGGCGCTCGCCGGACGCCGGGAGCGCCACCCCGAGGTGGCGGTGGAGCACCGGCTGGTGCACGGCGCGACGCGGGAGGCGCTGATCGAGGCGAGCCGGTCGGCCCGGCTCCTGGTGGTCGGGGCGCGCGGGCGCGGCGGCTTCACCGGGCTGCTGCTGGGGTCGGTCAGCCAGGCCCTGCTGCACCACGCGGAATGCCCGGTCGCGGTGGTACGGGGAGCCGCCGGGCGCCGCTGA